One genomic window of Bradyrhizobium sp. B124 includes the following:
- the gyrB gene encoding DNA topoisomerase (ATP-hydrolyzing) subunit B produces MTEPARQTPAESEHPIPAEYGAESIRVLKGLDAVRKRPGMYIGDTDDGSGLHHMVYEVVDNAIDEALAGHASRVLVTLNADNSVTVYDDGRGIPVGIHKGEGVSAAEVIMTQLHAGGKFDQNSYKVSGGLHGVGVSVVNALSSKLGLRIWRDDKEHYIEFAHGDAVAPLKVVGDAPGKRGTEVTFLASPETFKNIEYDFATLEHRLRELAFLNSGVHIVLSDMRHAVEKREEMHYSGGVEEFVKYLDRNKKAIVPAPIMVRAEANGIGVEAALWWNDSYHENVLCFTNNIPQRDGGTHLAGFRGALTRQVNGYAEANAKKEKIALTGDDCREGLTAVLSVKVPDPKFSSQTKDKLVSSEVRPVVENVLNEALAAWFEENPKEAKEIVGKVIQAAAAREAARKARELTRKNPLSVSSLPGKLADCQEKDPAKSELFIVEGDSAGGSAKQGRNREFQAVLPLRGKILNVERVRPDKMLSSEQIGTLITALGTGISDDFSVDKLRYHKIIVMTDADVDGAHIRTLLLTFFYRQMRSIIDGGFLYIAQPPLYKVSRGKSEQYLKDERALEDYLISTGLDECVFKPASGEDRSGRDLLSLVEDARTIRSVLRNLHSRYNRAVIEQAAIAGVLTPRITSDIATANSAADYIAKRLDAVADEVERGWIGTFTEGQGFQFERTVRGVKEVAVIDDAFLGSADARKLDEYATRLQEIYVRAGKLRRKDAEQTIHGPIDLFEAVTDAARKGISLQRYKGLGEMNPEQLWETTLDTEARSLLQVKIKEVDEADDIFTKLMGDVVEPRRDFIQENSLSATIDI; encoded by the coding sequence ATGACTGAACCTGCCCGGCAGACCCCTGCCGAATCTGAGCATCCCATTCCGGCCGAATATGGTGCGGAATCGATCCGGGTGCTGAAGGGCCTCGACGCCGTCCGCAAGCGGCCCGGCATGTATATCGGCGACACCGACGACGGTTCCGGCCTGCACCACATGGTCTACGAGGTCGTCGACAACGCGATCGACGAGGCGCTGGCGGGCCATGCAAGCCGCGTCCTGGTCACCCTCAACGCCGACAATTCCGTCACCGTGTACGACGACGGCCGCGGCATTCCGGTCGGCATCCACAAGGGCGAAGGCGTCTCGGCGGCCGAGGTCATCATGACCCAGCTCCACGCCGGCGGAAAGTTCGACCAGAACTCCTACAAGGTTTCCGGCGGTCTGCACGGCGTCGGCGTCTCCGTCGTCAACGCGCTGTCCAGCAAGCTGGGCTTGCGGATCTGGCGCGACGACAAGGAGCACTACATCGAATTCGCGCACGGCGATGCCGTCGCGCCGCTCAAGGTGGTCGGCGATGCCCCGGGCAAGCGCGGCACCGAGGTCACCTTCCTCGCCTCGCCCGAGACCTTCAAGAACATCGAATATGATTTCGCGACGCTCGAGCACCGGCTGCGCGAGCTCGCCTTCCTCAATTCGGGCGTCCACATCGTGCTGTCCGACATGCGTCACGCGGTCGAGAAGCGCGAGGAGATGCACTATTCCGGCGGCGTCGAGGAATTCGTCAAATATCTCGACCGCAACAAGAAGGCGATCGTGCCGGCGCCGATCATGGTGCGCGCGGAAGCCAACGGCATCGGCGTCGAAGCCGCGCTGTGGTGGAACGACAGCTACCACGAGAACGTGCTGTGCTTCACCAACAACATCCCGCAGCGCGACGGCGGCACCCATCTGGCCGGCTTCCGCGGCGCGCTGACGCGCCAGGTCAACGGCTATGCCGAGGCCAATGCGAAGAAGGAAAAGATCGCGCTGACCGGCGACGATTGCCGCGAAGGCCTCACCGCGGTGTTGTCGGTGAAGGTGCCCGATCCGAAATTCTCGTCGCAGACCAAGGACAAGCTGGTGTCCTCGGAGGTTCGACCGGTGGTCGAGAACGTCCTGAACGAGGCGCTGGCGGCCTGGTTCGAGGAGAATCCGAAGGAAGCCAAGGAAATCGTCGGCAAGGTGATCCAGGCCGCCGCCGCCCGCGAGGCTGCACGCAAGGCACGCGAGCTGACCCGCAAGAATCCGCTCAGCGTCTCCTCGCTGCCCGGCAAGCTCGCCGACTGCCAGGAGAAGGATCCGGCGAAGTCCGAACTGTTCATCGTCGAGGGTGACTCGGCAGGCGGCAGCGCCAAGCAGGGCCGCAACCGCGAATTCCAGGCGGTGCTGCCGCTGCGCGGCAAGATCCTCAATGTCGAGCGCGTGCGCCCCGACAAGATGCTGTCGTCGGAGCAGATCGGCACGCTGATCACCGCGCTCGGCACCGGCATCAGCGACGACTTCTCGGTCGACAAGCTGCGCTACCACAAGATCATCGTGATGACCGACGCCGACGTCGACGGCGCCCATATCCGCACGCTGCTGCTGACCTTCTTCTATCGCCAGATGCGCTCGATCATCGATGGCGGCTTTCTCTACATCGCCCAGCCGCCGCTCTATAAGGTCTCGCGCGGCAAGTCCGAGCAATATCTGAAGGACGAGCGCGCCCTCGAGGATTATCTGATCTCGACCGGGCTCGACGAATGCGTCTTCAAGCCGGCCTCCGGCGAAGACCGCTCGGGCCGTGACCTGCTGTCGCTGGTCGAAGACGCCCGGACGATCCGCTCCGTGCTGCGCAACCTGCACAGCCGCTACAATCGCGCGGTGATCGAGCAGGCCGCGATCGCCGGCGTGCTGACCCCGAGAATCACCAGCGATATCGCGACCGCCAACTCCGCGGCTGATTACATCGCCAAGCGGCTGGATGCGGTTGCCGACGAAGTGGAGCGCGGCTGGATCGGCACCTTCACGGAAGGACAGGGCTTCCAGTTCGAGCGCACCGTGCGCGGCGTCAAGGAAGTGGCCGTGATCGACGACGCGTTTCTCGGCTCGGCCGATGCACGCAAGCTCGACGAGTATGCGACCAGGCTGCAGGAGATCTACGTGCGGGCGGGCAAGCTCCGGCGCAAGGATGCCGAGCAGACCATTCACGGCCCGATCGACCTGTTCGAGGCCGTGACCGATGCCGCCCGCAAGGGCATCTCGCTGCAGCGCTACAAAGGTCTCGGCGAGATGAACCCGGAGCAGCTGTGGGAGACGACGCTGGACACCGAGGCGCGCTCGCTGCTCCAGGTGAAGATCAAGGAGGTCGACGAGGCCGACGATATCTTCACCAAGCTGATGGGCGACGTGGTCGAACCACGCCGCGACTTCATCCAGGAAAACTCGCTCAGCGCCACCATCGACATCTAG